From uncultured Pseudodesulfovibrio sp.:
TCGACTTCCAACATGAAAGCAAGCACACGGCGAGGAATAGCTCCAAAATAGTGATCGTCCAGTTCCTGCCCCTTGGCGGGCTTGGCTCCGAACAAAGTTCGTCCGCACACCATCAGGTCAGGACGGGCAAAGTAAAAATTGCGATCCAAAAGGAAGTATTCCTGCTCGGGACCGGCATTAGATACGACCATTTCACCATCGTCGTTACCAAACAGACCGAGGAAACGGCGACCAGCCTTGTTGATAGCCTGATTCGCACGAAGCAACGGCGTTTTCTTGTCCAGAGCATGTCCTTTCCAGGAAATGAACGCAGTGGGAATACAGAGGAAAGTACCGTTGGGGTTTTCCAGAATGTATGCCGGATTGGTCACGTCCCAAGCAGTATAACCACGGGCCTCAAAGGTGGCACGCAAGCCACCGGAGGGGAAAGATGAAGCATCGGGCTCACCCTGAATCAACAGCTTGGCGTCAAATTCGGCAATAGCTCCACCTTCTCCATCGGGAGACAGGAAGCCGTCGTGCTTCTCGGCAGTCAGACCGGTCAGCGGATAAAAAACGTGCGTGTAATGTGTCGCACCTTTTGAAATGGCCCACTCTTTCATTGCGGCAGCAATCGGACCTGCAATGGCCGGGTCCATCTCCTCACCGCTCTGCTTGGTGGCCATCAGGGACTTGTAGATGTCCTTGGGCAACATGTTCTTCATGACCTTATCATTGAAGACGTTGGAACCGAAGACCTCGGTCGGAGAGGTTTCGGAAAAATTCAATGGCTCAACAGTGGGGGTATAATTCGTCACTGCAGCTATAGCGTTCTGACGGGTCTGATATCCGCTCATCTCAATTCTCCTTCAGGCAAGTAAATATGAATTTTCCGACTCGGGTCGGACACAAGGGCGCCTGCCCCTCAAGTTTTCTCTTTCCGGCTCCTCTTAACAAGGATCATGCCAACTTATAAAAATACTGAATAAACAGTGCAATAACGCTTTCGCCATATCTGCACCCCAAAAAGATAATACAAAATTGTAATTTTAGCACTGTTTCAAAGCACGCTATATAACAATTTTGAAAACACAAAAAATCATATTTTCATTATCTGCATTTCGCGGACACGAGATACCACCATGAATAGATACGGAAAAGGTGTTTTTAATAAAACCTACAAAATCAAAAAGGCGCGGCGGTGATAAATTCCATAGGCTTCATGCTCACCGGATGTCTAAAACGCAAGGTGGATGCGTGAAGTTTCAGTTGCCCCGGCCCGGTTCCTGTACCGTAAAGGCGATCTCCCACAATCGGAAACCCCAATCCTTTTTCATGAGAGGAATGCAAGCGCAACTGATGAGTACGCCCGGTGTGAGGCTTGAATTCAACACGAGTTTGCCCATTTTCAACACCAAGTTTGCGCCACCGCGTAATACCATTTTTGCCTTTCACGGGATCATAGACCTGATGCGGTCGATTATCGGGATCTAGACGGAACTTCAGTTCAATGGTGCCAGCCTGTTCTTCCACCACGCCATCAAGAAGTGCGATATATCGCTTACCCACCAGTCGATCCATAAACTGTTTGGAAAGTGTCCGGTGAGCATCCACAGTGAGGGCTAAAACAAGCAAGCCGGAAGTATCCTGATCGAGTCGATGAACAGACGGCTGTTCAATACAGTTTGGATACAGTTCTCGCACCCGTGAGACAACACAGTCTTGATGAGCCTCGCCCTTGCCGGGGACGGACAACAATCCACTCGGTTTATTCACGACCACTATATGCTTATCCGCATGCAAAACTTCCAAGCCGGGTTTAATCGTCATTATTTTTCTCCAGACCGCACAGCATATATCCGAGAATGCGGCCACATTTATGCAAGCAGGACGGATAAAATTCGCCATGCAATTTAGTCTCGGACCGATTGGTTTTTCCAAAATAAAACTCAGTCAGTCCCAACGGAGTAAGCCCATTGGCGGCAGCATAGCCAAGAAGTTTGGGGGCGCAACAGTCTCCGGTCCCAGTAGGGATGCCTTCCTTGCCAAAAACAGCAAGAGGCAAGGGCACACATCCACCACGGAAATTGGATATCCTGAACATGGCGTGAATTTCCCGCATCAAGACTTGAGAAGCTTTCTTTCGTTTATAGATAAGCAGTTGTCGGGCCGGAGAATTTTTCGGCAATCCGGCAATTTCACGCCCCATCTGTTTGATACGCATCTCTTCCTCAAACGTGTCTCGTTTAAATCGCTGCACATCCAGAAGAGGGTCAACCCAATCATCCACCTGCCAAAGTGAGTTATACTGACCAGAAAACGCCTTGAGTACGAACGTGTTCCCGATCTGATCGCGGACAGCCAATACGCCAAACATCTGTCCTCGGGCCGGGCCATAAAGGTAGTCGGTTGATAATTGTGGATCGGCTTCTGTGTCCGGCACATCGAAATCAAGGCGCCCGGCCTGTTCCAATCGACGAAGAAGAGCCAAAGCCGGACCACGAGAAGGACCGACAGGCAACATATGCTCTCGCCCACACCGCGTACACATGCCACGACATGATGTCGAAGGGTCGTCTTCACCCGTCAATTCAATTGGTTCCAATATCATCTAAGTAGTGTCGCTGAATTATTATCTCACAGAAAAAGCCCCACCGCATATGCGATGGGGCGAATGTACACTGTCTTTGCCCAATGACAAAGAGGTATGTCCGTTACTTGGTCAACCCTGCGGAGCCAAGAAATTTGACGGACAAGATTTCGTACTCGATACGACCGCGCGGAGCGTCAACAATGGCTTCATCGCCCACTTCCTTGCCAAGAATGGCCTGCCCCATAGGGGACAAAACGGAAATGGAACCATTCTTATGATCCGCATCGTCCGGTCCAAGCAAAGTAAAAGTGCGTACCTCTTCGGTATCGATGTCTTCAATTTCCACAGTAGAACCGAAGATAGCACGCTCTCCGCCAAGGGTGTTCAGGTCAAGAACATCAAACAACGGCATGCGCGAGTTGATGTACGTAATACGCGCTTCAAGCATGCCCTGGCGTTCACGCGCGGCATCATAGCCCGCGTTTTCGCTGAGGTCTCCCTCTTCGCGAGCTTCCTTGATAGCCTGAATAATGGCCGGACGCTGGGCCTTCAAGTCGGCCAGCTCCTGGGTAATCTTTTCGTGCCCTTCTTTTGAAATGGGAATACGATCCATTTTTGAAACCTCTCTCAATTCAAACGTCAATATATAAAAAAAAGATGCAGATCGCGCGGCATCCCTGAAAATGGGATCGCGCCCCTGCAAAAACGTCATGTACTCCTGACAATTCTCTCGTTAAAACATCATGGAGCTGCGGTCAAGGGGCGAAGTATATACTTTTTTGGGAACTTTCTCGTAGTGCGCCTCTTTCCTCACAAGAAAGTTATCATCCTCATACAACACGAATCTGTTGACACGACCCCGTTTTCCGGTTCAAGAATATTTTTTTACGGGATGAGTCATACGATTCCTCCCGCGATTCCCTATTTGGTTTGGAGAGGAACGCCTCAAACAACAAAACCGCCTGCCATACACGTCGTCGCATCACGACCGGCAGACACTGAACATGGAGGAGAGGATGAAACGGTTTACCCTGCTGCTGTGTGCGGCCCTTTTGGCATTGACTATCATGCCTGGGCTGGCCTTTGCAAAAGATTTCACCATCGGAATGATTCTGGTCGGTCCTTATAATGATAAAGGATACAGTCAGGCTCAGTACGAAGGCGGCAAATACGTCGAAGCCCACATGGACGGCGCAAAATTGATCTATCTCGACAAGGTCAACCCCGCAGACCGCCCCGGCCTGACCATTCCGCAAATCGTTGATGACCTCGTGGAAAAAGGCGCAGACCTGATCATCGCCGGTTCCGACGACATGAAAGACGGCATCCTTGAAGCTGCCACCATGCATCCTGACAAGACTTTCCTCCATGTTTCCGGTGACTCTGCATGGGATGGCAAGGCTCCCGAGAACCTTGGCAACCTGTTCAGCAAGATGGAATACTCCAAAATGATGGCCGGGTTTACCGCAGCCATGACCACCCAAACCGGCAAGATCGGTGTGGTCGGCCCGTTGGTCAACGAAGAAACCCGTCGCCTCATGTCTTCCGCTTACCTTGGCGCTGCCCACGCATGGACCAAGGTCCGTGGCAAGGACCTGAAAGACCTTTCCTTCAACGTCAAATGGATCGGTTTCTGGTTCAACATTCCCGGCGTCACCTCTGACCCGACTCAGGTAGCAGGCTCCCTGTTCGACGCTGGCTATGACGTTCTCATTTCCGGCATCGACACTCCCGAAGTCGTCACTGTTGCCAAACAGCGCAAAGCCGCAGGCAAAAACGTCTGGGCATTGCCTTACGACTACGAAAAGGGCTGCGAAGGACAGGGCGACATCTGTCTCGGCGTTCCCTATTTCAACTGGGGCCCCGGCTTCCTGCGCGTTTCCAAAGAGGTTGCTGAAGGCACATAC
This genomic window contains:
- a CDS encoding BMP family ABC transporter substrate-binding protein; this encodes MKRFTLLLCAALLALTIMPGLAFAKDFTIGMILVGPYNDKGYSQAQYEGGKYVEAHMDGAKLIYLDKVNPADRPGLTIPQIVDDLVEKGADLIIAGSDDMKDGILEAATMHPDKTFLHVSGDSAWDGKAPENLGNLFSKMEYSKMMAGFTAAMTTQTGKIGVVGPLVNEETRRLMSSAYLGAAHAWTKVRGKDLKDLSFNVKWIGFWFNIPGVTSDPTQVAGSLFDAGYDVLISGIDTPEVVTVAKQRKAAGKNVWALPYDYEKGCEGQGDICLGVPYFNWGPGFLRVSKEVAEGTYKPGFVWESPYWADINNHDKSPVGFMPGEGMSADTQKALDAFVAELGSGKLELFTGPLNYQDGTPFLKAGEKGSDKQIWYMHQLLQGMEGISSAK
- a CDS encoding RluA family pseudouridine synthase; this translates as MTIKPGLEVLHADKHIVVVNKPSGLLSVPGKGEAHQDCVVSRVRELYPNCIEQPSVHRLDQDTSGLLVLALTVDAHRTLSKQFMDRLVGKRYIALLDGVVEEQAGTIELKFRLDPDNRPHQVYDPVKGKNGITRWRKLGVENGQTRVEFKPHTGRTHQLRLHSSHEKGLGFPIVGDRLYGTGTGPGQLKLHASTLRFRHPVSMKPMEFITAAPF
- the greA gene encoding transcription elongation factor GreA is translated as MDRIPISKEGHEKITQELADLKAQRPAIIQAIKEAREEGDLSENAGYDAARERQGMLEARITYINSRMPLFDVLDLNTLGGERAIFGSTVEIEDIDTEEVRTFTLLGPDDADHKNGSISVLSPMGQAILGKEVGDEAIVDAPRGRIEYEILSVKFLGSAGLTK